Within Enterobacter sp. RHBSTW-00175, the genomic segment GCTTCTGGCGCGATTTCATCATCGCCTTCTGCTGCGCTACCGTCGATAGAGTCGAGCTCTTCGTCATCCACTGGCTCTGCCACACGTTGCAGACCCACGACGTTTTCATCTTCCGCAGTACGGATGAGGATAACGCCCTGGGTGTTACGGCCAACCACGCTGATCTCGGAAACACGTGTACGCACCAGCGTACCGGCATCGGTAATCATCATGATCTGGTCGGTATCATCTACCTGAACCGCGCCCACAACGGAACCGTTGCGCTCAGTCACTTTGATAGAAATAACGCCCTGCGTGCCACGGGACTTGGTCGGATATTCAGTTTCCGCCGTACGTTTACCATAGCCGTTCTGCGTCACGGTCAGGATTGCACCTTCACCGCGCGGAACGATCAGGGAAACAACGGAGTCTTCGCCCGCCAGTTTGATCCCACGAACGCCGGTCGCCGTACGACCCATCGCACGTACCGCGTTCTCTTTAAAGCGCACCACTTTACCGGCGGCGGAGAACAGCATCACTTCATCAGAACCGGAGGTCAGATCCACGCCAATCAGTTCATCGCCTTCGTTCAGATTCACCGCGATAATACCGGCAGAACGTGGACGGCTGAACTCGGTCAGTGCGGTTTTCTTCACGGTACCGCTTGCCGTCGCCATAAAGACGTTCACGCCTTCCGCATACTCACGTACTGGCAGGATAGCGGTGATACGCTCGTTCGCTTCCAGCGGCAGCAGGTTGACTATCGGACGACCACGCGCGCCACGGCTCGCTTCTGGCAACTGATACACTTTCATCCAGTACAGACGACCACGGCTGGAGAAGCAGAGGATCGTGTCATGGGTGTTGGCCACCAGCAGTCGGTCGATAAAGTCTTCTTCTTTAATGCGTGCCGCAGATTTACCTTTACCACCACGACGCTGTGCTTCGTAGTCGGTCAACGGCTGATACTTCACATAACCCTGGTGAGACAGGGTAACAACAACATCTTCCTGGTTGATCAGGTCTTCGATGTTGATGTCCGCAGTATTCGCGGTGATTTCGGTGCGACGCTCATCGCCGAACTGATCGCGGACCAGCTCCAGCTCTTCACGGATCACTTCCATCAGGCGATCTGCGCTACCCAGGATATGCAGCAGCTCAGCAATCTGCTCCAGCAGCTCTTTGTACTCGTCGAGCAGTTTTTCATGCTCAAGGCCGGTCAGTTTCTGCAAACGCAGATCCAGAATGGCCTGGGCCTGCTGTTCAGTCAGGTAATACTGACCATCACGCACGCCAAACTCTGGCTCCAGCCACTCAGGACGCGCAGCGTCATCGCCCGCACGTTCAAGCATTGCCGATACATTACCCAGCTCCCACGGACGCGCAATCAGAGAGGCTTTCGCTTCAGCTGGCGTCGGCGCACGACGGATCAACTCGATGATCGGATCGATGTTAGCCAGAGCAACGGCCAGCGCTTCAAGGATGTGCGCACGATCGCGTGCTTTACGCAGTTCGAAAATAGTACGGCGAGTCACCACTTCACGGCGGTGACGCACGAACGCGCTCAGGATCTCTTTCAGGTTCATGATCTTCGGCTGACCATGGTGCAGTGCGACCATGTTGATACCGAAGGAGACCTGAAGCTGAGTCTGGGAATACAGGTTGTTCAGAACAACCTCCCCCACCGCGTCGCGTTTGATTTCAATCACGATGCGCATCCCGTCTTTGTCAGACTCGTCACGCAGCGCGCTGATACCTTCAACACGTTTTTCTTTTACCAGCTCGGCGATTTTCTCAATCAGACGAGCCTTGTTCACCTGATACGGGATCTCGTGAACAATAATGGTTTCACGGCCGGTTTTGGCGTCGGCTTCTACTTCGGCGCGGGCACGGATGTAGATCTTGCCGCGACCGGTGCGATACGCTTCTTCGATACCACGACGACCGTTGATGATCGCCGCCGTCGGGAAGTCCGGCCCCGGAATGTGTTCCATCAGCCCTTCAATGCTGATCTCTTCATCGTCGATAAAGGCCAGGCAGCCGTTGATCACTTCCGTGATGTTATGCGGTGGGATGTTGGTTGCCATCCCGACTGCGATACCGGACGAACCGTTAACCAACAGGTTCGGGATCTTGGTTGGCATGACGTCTGGGATGCGTTCGGTGCCGTCGTAGTTATCGACGAAATCAACGGTCTCTTTTTCCAGGTCGGCCATCAGCTCATGGGCGATTTTCGACATACGGATTTCCGTATAACGCATCGCCGCGGCGGAGTCGCCGTCGACCGAACCAAAGTTACCCTGTCCATCTACCAGCATGTAACGCAGGGAGAATGGCTGCGCCATACGGACGATCGTGTCATAAACGGCAATATCACCATGCGGGTGATATTTACCGATAACGTCACCCACGACACGGGCAGATTTTTTGTAGGCTTTATTCCAGTCATTGCCCAATACGTTCATGGCGTATAGTACGCGACGGTGTACCGGCTTAAGGCCATCGCGGACGTCCGGCAGCGCACGGCCAACAATGACCGACATCGCATAGTCCAGATAGGAGCTCTTCAGCTCTTCCTCGATGTTAACCGGTGTAATTTCTCTCGCAAGGTCGCTCATCTAACCGCTATCCCTCTACTGTATCCCGGATTCAAAGGTCGCAAATTATAACACACCCACAGGGTTATAAACCAATTTGGTTTATTATCCTGATATACTGCCCCGTCTTTAAATTACGGAGTAAAAGCGTCCATGAATGCCGAAAAATCCCCGGTGGCTCACAACGTTGACCATGAAGAGATTGCCAAATTCGAAGCGGTGGCGTCCCGCTGGTGGGATCTCGAAGGTGAGTTTAAACCTCTGCACCGTATTAACCCGCTGCGTCTGGGCTATATCGCGGAGCGTTCCGGCGGTCTGTTCGGGAAAAAAGTGCTCGATGTTGGTTGTGGCGGCGGCATCCTGGCGGAAAGCATGGCACGCGAAGGGGCAACAGTTACCGGCCTGGACATGGGATTTGAACCTTTGCAGGTTGCGCGCTTGCACGCGCTGGAGTCCGGTGTGCAGGTCGAGTATGTGCAAGAAACTGTCGAGGAACATGCAGCGAAGCACGCCCATCAGTACGATGTGGTGACCTGCATGGAGATGCTCGAACACGTACCCGACCCACAGTCGGTGGTGAATGCCTGTGCAAAACTGGTTAAACCCGGCGGCCAGGTGTTTTTCTCCACCATTAACCGTAACGGTAAAGCCTGGCTGATGGCCGTGGTCGGTGCAGAATATGTCCTGCGCATGGTGCCGAAAGGGACACATGATGTGAAGAAATTCATCAAGCCTGCTGAATTACTGAGCTGGGTGGATCACACATGGCTCAAAGAGCAGCACATCACGGGTCTGCATTACAATCCATTAACAGACAAATTCAAGCTCGCCCCGGGTGTTGATGTTAACTATATGTTGCATACAACAGCCAAAAATGACTAACGTCATCAAATAATCTTATAAAGATTGCGCGACATCATGTTGCGCAATTTTGACCTCCCGTTGAAGAAATCAGCACTCGATCAAATTTTGAATTTTTTTTCTAAATTATTGACATGTCTTCCAGGCCTTACGGTACGAGGACTTAGGCTTTTTTACCCTTTCACAACCTCAATTTAACGTCAAAATCAACCCTTGTGCTGAAATGATTCGATACTAGAATACTCACCATATAGCGTTTATCTTATCGCAAACCCCCTATATGTAGTATTTATCCACAGAGTTAGTCACAAGGCTGCCCTGTGGATAAACGGGGGATATTTTTTTATTTCACGGACAGGTAAAAACCCACATGAATCAGAGTCTGCTGGTGACAAAACGCGACGGTACTACCGAGCGTATCAATCTGGACAAAATCCATCGAGTTCTCGACTGGGCAGCAGAAGGACTGAACAACGTATCTATTTCCCAGGTTGAACTGCGTTCCCATATCCAGTTCTACGACGGCATCAAAACGTCTGATATTCACGAAACCATCATCAAAGCAGCGGCAGATCTGATCTCCCGCGAAGCACCGGATTATCAGTACCTGGCTGCACGCCTGGCCATTTTCCACCTGCGTAAAAAAGCCTACGGCCAGTTTGAGCCGCCAGCGCTGTTTGACCACGTCGTGAAAATGGTTGAGTTAGGAAAATACGACACGCATCTGCTGGAAGACTACACGGAAGAAGAGTTCGAGCAGATGAACGGGTTTATCGATCACTGGCGCGATATGAACTTCTCCTACGCGGCAGTGAAACAGCTTGAAGGCAAATACCTGGTTCAGAACCGTGTAACCGGCGAAATCTACGAGAGCGCCCAGTTCCTCTATATTCTGGTTGCTGCCTGCCTGTTCTCTAACTATCCGCGTGATACCCGTCTGGAATACGTGAAGCGTTTCTACGATGCGGTGTCGACGTTCAAGATTTCTCTGCCAACGCCAATCATGTCTGGCGTGCGCACCCCTACCCGTCAGTTCAGCTCCTGCGTACTGATCGAGTGTGGCGACAGCCTGGATTCCATCAACGCCACCTCCAGCGCCATTGTGAAATACGTCTCCCAGCGTGCCGGTATCGGTATCAACGCCGGTCGTATTCGTGCCCTGGGTAGCCCAATTCGCGGCGGCGAAGCGTTCCACACCGGCTGTATCCCGTTCTATAAGCACTTCCAGACGGCAGTGAAATCCTGCTCTCAGGGCGGCGTGCGTGGTGGTGCAGCAACCCTGTTCTACCCAATGTGGCATCTGGAAGTTGAAAGCCTGCTGGTACTGAAAAACAACCGTGGTGTTGAAGGCAACCGCGTGCGCCACATGGACTACGGCGTGCAGATCAACAAACTGATGTACACCCGTCTGCTGAAAGGTGAAGAGATCACCCTGTTCAGCCCGTCCGACGTCCCGGGCCTGTACGATGCCTTCTTCGCCGATCAGGATGAGTTTGAGCGTCTGTACACCAAATACGAAAAAGACGACAGCATCCGTAAGCAACGCGTGAAAGCGGTAGACCTGTTCTCTCTGATGATGCAGGAACGTGCCTCTACTGGCCGTATCTACATTCAGAACGTTGACCACTGCAACACTCACAGCCCGTTCGACCCGGCTGTTGCGCCAGTGCGCCAGTCTAACCTGTGCCTGGAAATCGCCCTGCCAACCAAACCGCTGGACGATGTAAACGACGAAAACGGTGAAATTGCGCTGTGTACGCTGTCTGCTTTCAACCTGGGTGCCATTAAGAGCCTGGACGAGCTGGAAGAGCTGGCTGTGCTGGCTGTACGCGCACTCGATGCCCTGCTGGATTACCAGGATTACCCAATCCCGGCGGCAAAACGTGGCGCAATGGGTCGTCGTACCCTGGGTATTGGCGTGATCAACTTCGCCTACTGGCTGGCGAAAAACGGCAAGCGTTACTCTGACGGCAGCGCCAACAACCTGACCCACCAGACGTTTGAAGCAATTCAGTATTACCTGATGAAAGCGTCCAACGAGCTGGCGAAAGAGCAAGGTGCGTGTCCGTGGTTTAACGAAACCACTTACGCGAAAGGCATTCTGCCAATCGACACCTATAAGAAAGACCTGGATGCGATCGTCAGCGAACCGCTGCACCTCGACTGGGAAGGTTTGCGCGAGTCCATCAAAACGCACGGCCTGCGTAACTCTACGCTCTCTGCCCTGATGCCGTCCGAGACCTCTTCGCAGATCTCTAACGCCACCAACGGTATTGAGCCACCACGCGGCCATGTGAGCATCAAAGCATCGAAAGACGGCGTTCTGCGTCAGGTAGTGCCAGATTACGAAACGCTGGGCAACAACTACGAGCTGCTGTGGGAAATGCCAAACAACGACGGTTACCTGCAGCTGGTGGGTATCATGCAGAAGTTTATCGACCAGTCGATCTCTGCGAATACCAACTATGACCCAACGCGCTTCCCGTCTGGCAAGGTTCCGATGCAGCAACTGCTGAAAGACCTGCTCACTGCCTATAAATTTGGCGTGAAAACCCTGTACTATCACAACACCCGTGATGGTGCTGAAGACGCCCAGGACGACATGGTACCGTCAATTCAGGACGATGGCTGCGAAAGCGGCGCATGTAAGATCTAATGAAGGGCGGGGATATCCCCGCCTTTATTTCGTAAGACAGGACTCCAATTCATGGCATATACCACCTTTTCACAGACGAAAAACGACCAGCTCAAAGAGCCGATGTTCTTCGGCCAGCCGGTCAACGTGGCACGCTACGATCAGCAAAAATATGACATCTTCGAAAAGCTGATCGAAAAGCAACTCTCCTTCTTCTGGCGCCCGGAAGAAGTTGACGTTTCCCGCGATCGTATTGATTTCCAGGCTCTGCCGGATCACGAAAAGCATATCTTCCTCAGCAACCTGAAGTACCAGACGCTGCTGGACTCTATTCAGGGTCGTAGCCCGAACGTAGCGCTGCTGCCGCTGATCTCGATTCCAGAGCTGGAAACCTGGGTTGAAACCTGGGCGTTCTCAGAGACGATCCACTCCCGCTCTTACACCCATATCATCCGCAATATCGTTAACGATCCGGCGGTGGTGTTTGACGATATCGTCACCAACGAGCAGATCCAGAAACGTGCGGAAGGTATTGCGCACTACTACGATGAGCTTATCGAGATGACCAGCTACTGGCATCTGCTGGGCGAAGGCACGCACAACGTGAATGGCAAAACCATTACCGTGAACCTGCGCGCACTGAAAAAGCAACTGTACCTGTGCCTGATGAGCGTAAACGCGCTGGAAGCCATTCGCTTTTACGTAAGCTTCGCCTGCTCCTTCGCTTTCGCTGAGCGCAAGCTGATGGAAGGTAACGCTAAAATCATTCGTCTGATCGCCCGTGACGAAGCCCTGCACCTGACCGGCACTCAGCATATGCTGAACCTGCTGCGCAGCGGCGCGGACGACCCGGAAATGGCAGAAATCGCCGAAGAGTGCAAACAGGAGTGCTACGACCTGTTTGTACTGGCTGCACAGCAAGAGAAAGAGTGGGCAGATTACCTGTTCCGCGATGGCTCCATGATCGGCCTGAACAAAGACATTCTGTGCCAGTATGTTGAGTACATTACCAACATCCGTATGCAGGCTGTTGGCCTTGATCTGCCGTTCCAGACCCGCTCCAACCCGATCCCATGGATCAACACCTGGCTGGTATCCGATAACGTGCAGGTTGCGCCGCAGGAAGTGGAAGTGAGTTCTTATCTTGTCGGTCAGATTGACGCTGAAGTGGATACTGACGACCTGAGCAACTTCCAGCTCTGATGACACGCGTAACGCTCAGTCTTTCTGGTACAGAAGTGCTGTGCCAGGAAGAGCACCCTTCTCTGCTGGTGGCGCTTGAAGCGCATCAGGTTGAGGTAGAGTACCAGTGTCGTGCCGGGTATTGCGGCTCCTGCCGCTGCCGCCTGGTCGCAGGCCAGGTCGACTGGCTGACCGAACCGCTGGCCTTTATCAACGAAGGGGAAATTTTGCCCTGCTGCTGCCGGGCAAAAGGCGATATCGAAATCGAGATGTAAAAAAAGGGCCTTACGGCCCTTTTTCTATTTTAAGAACGTTACTGCTTTATCCGGGAAATCCGTAAACAACCCGTCCACACCCGCCTGGTTATACAACACGTCGTAAAGCTGGTTTACGTCCGTCGCATACTCTGGCAACTGGTCTGCACGCACCGTATACGGATGCACCTGCATTTTGCTGGCGTGTGCTTCTTTCACCATCGCCGTCAGCTTCACGTGGCCCGGCGTTGAACCTTCAGCCACCAGCATATGGTAATCCGGCCCGATGCCGTCGGCGTACTGCGCAATCTGCTTCATCGCGCCAGGCTTAAACATCCAGTCGTAGTTGTAGTTCACCCACTTCCCGTCTGGCTGTTTCTCCTGGGTTTCATTCCAGTCGGTATACGCAATCAGCTGCACCAGATTGAGGTTCATCCCCATTTTTGGCTCCAGCTCGGTTTTAATGCGCTTCAGTTCAGCGGCATCAAAACATTGCAGATAGACTTTGTCCTGTTTGCTGGTGTAGCCGTACTTCTTCAGTACCTCCAGCGTTCTGGCAGCAATGTCCTTGCCTTCCTGATGATGGAACCACGGCGCTTTTATTTCCGGGTAGATGCCAATGTTTTTGCCCGTCGAGTGGTTCAGCCCCTGAACAAACTCTATCTCCTCTTCGAAGGTATGAATGCGGAAATCAGATTTGCCCATCGGGAAACGTCCCGGATAGACCTGCACTTTCTTGCCGTTTTCAATCTCAAAGCCTTCGGTAAATTTCAGCGAGCGAATCTCCGCCAGCGTGAAGTCGATGGCGTAATAGCGCCCGTCTTTACGGGCGCGATCCGGGAAACGTTCGGCCACATCTGTCACACGGTCAAGATAGTGGTCATGCAGGACAACCAGTTGGTCGTCCTTCGTCATCACCAGATCCTGCTCCAGGTAATCCGCGCCCTGCGCATAGGCCATCGCTTTCGCCGGCAGCGTGTGTTCCGGCAGGTAACCGCTCGCGCCACGGTGGGCAATAACAATCTTATCGGCTGCCAGTGCGGAGCCTGTTATCAGACCGGCCAGCAACAGGCCGGTCGCAAGTTGCGTCAATTTCATCGTAATATTCCTTATCGACGACGCGCCAGCACTTCAGCGTGGTGACGTTTTTCACCAATCATCACAACAATCAGCAGCAGTACAGCCAGCACGCTACCGCCAATCATCACCATAAAGCCGCCATCCCAGCCGAAGAAGTCAACGGTATAGCCCACAATGGCGCTCGCCGCGACCGAGCCGCCCAGATAACCAAACAGCCCGGTAAAGCCTGCTGCCGTCCCTGCCGCTTTTTTCGGTGCCAGCTCCAGCGCGTGAAGGCCAATCAGCATCACCGGGCCATAAATCAGGAAGCCAATTACGATCATACAGGCCATATCCACACCCGGGTTGCCCGGCGGGTTGAGCCAGTAAACCACGGTAGCGATGGTCACCAGGGTCATAAAGAACACGCCCGTGGCACCACGGTTGCCTCTGAACACTTTGTCCGACATCCACCCACACAGCAGCGTGCCTGGGATCCCGGCATATTCATACAGGAAGTAAGCCCAGGAAGATTTATCCAGCGCGAAGTGCTTAACCTCTTTCAGGTAAGTTGGCGACCAGTCGAGGATGCCGTAACGCAGCAGGTAGACAAACACGTTCGCCACTGCGATGTACCACAGCAGTTTATTGGGCAGCACATACTTCATGAAGATCTGTTTCGCCGTCAGCTCTTCTTCGTGTTGCTCGCTGTAATCATCCGGGTAGTCATTTTTATACTCTTCAATCGCTGGCAGACCGCAGGACTGCGGCGTATCGCGCATCAGCGCGAAGGCAAAAATGGCTACCACAATTGCGCCAAAGGCAGGCATGTAGAGCGCGGCTTTCCAGTCGTTGAACCAGGCCATCCCCAGCAGGAACAGCAGCGGCGGAATACCGCCACCCACGTTATGCGCACAGTTCCACACCGACACGATGCCGCCACGTTCTTTCTGCGACCACCAGTGCACCATGGTACGTCCGCACGGCGGCCACCCCATCCCCTGGAACCAGCCGCACAGGAACAGCAGCACAAACATAACGGCAATGCTCGACGTCGCCCATGGCACAAAGCCCATAAACAACATCACTGCGGCCGCCAGAATCAGACCGGCAGGCAAGAAAACGCGCGGATTCGAACGATCCGACACCGACCCCATAATGAATTTAGAAAAACCGTAGGCAATTGAAATCCCGGACAGCGCGAACCCCAGGTCACCGCGCGAGAAGCCCTGCTCTACCAGATACGGCATGGCGAGCGCAAAGTTCTTACGTACCAGATAGTAAGCCGCGTACCCGAAGAAAATCCCGAGGAAGATTTGCCAACGCAGGCGACGGTAAAGCGGATCGATTTCTGCCTCTGGCAGACGCGCCCGATGCGGGGCAGGTTTGAAGATACTGAGCATGATAGCCTCCGTGGCCGTATTTGAATTTTCAGAGGGTTATCTACCCCCTAACTCCAGAGAGGCGGCGATGTTAAAAAATCACAGTGATTGTTACTGTGAAACAACGCACAGATTGTTACATAAATATGACAGGATGCGCAAAAAGGCGCATGAAATCACGTTTCACTTTCGATTCTTGCTCGATTATGTTCGAAATCAAACAAACCACAGAATTGATGTGGCTAAATGGTAAAAAAACGAACATGAGGGAAGACAATGACAATTCACGATCCCCGCTATAGCGATGTGATTATCATTGGCGGTGGGGCAACAGGTGCAGGTATCGCACGCGACTGCGCCCTGCGAGGGTTAAATGTGACGCTACTCGAGCGTCACGATATCGCAACGGGCGCAACCGGGCGTAATCATGGTTTGCTGCACAGCGGCGCGCGGTATGCCGTCACAGACGGTGAATCTGCGCGCGAGTGTATTGCCGAAAACCAGATCCTCAAACGCATCGCCCGCCACTGTATTGAACCGACCGATGGCCTGTTCATCACCCTTCCCGAAGATGATCTCGCGTTCCAGCACACCTTTCTTACGGCCTGTACTGCCGCGGGTATTCGCGCCGAAGCGATAGATCCCGCCATGGCGCGTCGCCTTGAGCCTTCTGTAAACCCGGCGCTGATGGGTGCTGTTAAAGTCCCCGACGGCACCGTGGATCCGTTTCGTCTCACGGCCGCCAATATGCTGGATGCCCGTGAGCATGGCGCCCGCATCCTGACCGGACATGAAGTCACTGGCCTTATCCGCAAGGGAGATAGCGTGTGCGGCGTGCGGGTGTTTGACCCGCAATATAATGAATACAGCGAACTGTATGCTCCCGTGGTGGTCAATGCGGCGGGGATCTGGGGGCAGCGCATTGCAGAATATGCCGACTTATCCATCCGCATGTTCCCGGCCAAAGGCTCGCTGCTGATCCTCGATCACCGCATCAATAACCATGTCATTAACCGCTGCCGTAAACCGTCTGACGCCGATATTCTGGTGCCGGGTGACACAATCTCGTTGATTGGCACCACCTCAACCCACGTTGACTACAGCGAGATTGATTACAACCGGGTGACCGCCGAAGAGGTCGATATTCTGCTGCGCGAAGGAGAAAAACTGGCCCCGGTAATGGCCCGCACTCGTATTCTTCGTGCTTATGCTGGTGTACGCCCACTGGTTGCCAGTGATAACGACCCCAGCGGTCGTAACGTCAGCCGTGGCATTGTGCTGCTCGATCACGCACAGCGCGACGGCATGGAAGGCTTTATTACCATCACCGGCGGTAAACTGATGACCTACCGTCTGATGGCGCAGTGGGCCACAGACGCCGTGTGTCGCAAACTGGGCAATACTGAGCTCTGCGTTACCGCAGAGAGGCCCCTCCCTGGATCACAGCAATCCACCGAAAAAACGCTGCAAAAAATCATCTCATTGCCCGCGCCACTGCGTGGGTCTGCGGTCTATCGCCACGGTGACCGGACACCAGCGTGGCTCGGTGAGGGGCGACTTAGCCGAAGCCTGGTGTGCGAGTGCGAGGCGGTGACCGCTGGTGAAGTGCAGTACGCGGTTGAAAACCTGACGGTGAATAACCTGCTCGATTTACGCCGCCGCACGCGCGTCGGCATGGGGACCTGTCAGGGCGAGCTTTGCGCCTGCCGCGCGGCCGGGCTGCTGCAACGTTTTCACGCCACCACCTCAACCCGGTCGCTTGCTCAGCTCAGCGATTTTTTAAACGAACGCTGGAAAGGCATTCAGCCTGTTGCCTGGGGCGATGCCCTGCGCGAAAGCGAATTCACCCGCTGGGTCTACCAAGGGCTTTGCGGTCTGGAGAAGGAACAACACGATGAAATTTGATACGGTTATCGTTGGCGGCGGGCTGGCAGGTGTGCTTTGCGGTATCCGGCTGACACAGCAGGGCCTGCGCTGTGCGATTATTACTCGCGGCCAAAGTGCCCTGCACTTCTCTTCAGGCTCTCTGGATCTGCTGGGCGCGTTGCCTGACGGCTCGCTGGTCCACACGCCGCTAAAAGCCCTCGACAATCTGCCGCCTGAACACCCTTACACCCTGATTGGCGCGCAAAATGTTGCCCGTTTTGCCCATCAAACCGAAACCCTGCTGGCGGCTTGCGGCGCGCGCTTACAGGGCAGCGCCCAGCTCAACCATCAGCGGGTGACACCGCTCGGCACGCTGCGTAGTGCCTGGCTTAGCCCGGAAGAGGTTCCCGTCGCGCCATTCAAAGCCAGACACGTGCTGGTGGTGGGTATCAGCGGTTTTCTCGATTTCCAGCCGCATCTTGCTGCGGCCTCGCTTAACCAGCAGGGTATCAGCGCCGACACGGCGGAAATCGAGCTGCCCGAACTGGATGTTCTGCGGGAAAACCCGAGCGAATTTCGGGCGGTCAACATCGCCAGGCTGCTTGATAACGAAGACAAATGGCCGCTGCTGTTTGAAGCGCTTAAACCCCTCAGCGAAAAATACGACACTCTGTTTATGCCCGCCTGCTTTGGCTTAACGGACAACCGGCTCTGGCGCTGGCTGTCGGACCGTCTCCCATGCTCTGTTGGTTTACTTCCCACACTGCCTCCGTCCGTGCCTGGCATTCGTTTGCATAACCAGTTGCAACGCCAGTTCATCGCCCAGGGCGGTATCTGGATGGCGGGAGATGAGGTGAAAAATATCACCCTGAAAGACGGCGCAGTCAGTGAAGTCTGGACCCGAAACCATGCTGATATTCCCCTGCGCACCCGTTTTGCCGTACTCGCCAGCGGGAGTTTCTTCAGCAATGGGCTGTTAAGCAGCCGCACTGGCATCCGCGAAGCCATTCTGGGGCTGGATGTCCGGCAAAGCACGTCCCGTGCCGACTGGTACCAGAGCGATTTCTTCACTCCACAGCCCTGGCAGCAGTTCGGCGTCATTGTCGATAACACCCTGCGCCCGCAGTTGTCAGGCGCGTCCATCGATAATCTCTACGCCATCGGTTCCATTCTGGGCGGATACGATCCCATCGCCCAGGGCTGTGGCGGCGGTGTTTGTGCCATTACGGCGCTCAGTGTTGCAGAACAGATTTGCCAGCGCGCGGAGGCGGAACAATGAACGACACCCATTTTGAAAGCTGCATTAAATGTACGGTCTGCACCACGGTTTGCCCGGTAAGCGGCGTTAACCCTGCCTATCCGGGGCCAAAACAGGCCGGGCCGGACGGTGAACGCCTGCGCCTGAAAGATGGCGCGCTGTACGATGAAGCGCTGAAGTACTGTATCAACTGCAAACGCTGTGAAGTGGCCTGCCCGTCAGATGTCAACATTGGCGACATCATTCAGCGGGCGCGGGCGCGCTACAGCCGGCAAAAGCCGACGCTGCGCGATGCCATTCTCAGCCATACCGACCTGATGGGCAGTGTCTCAACGCCTTTCGCTCCGCTGGTAAATGTCGCCACATCGCTCAAACCGGTGCGCCAGCTGCTGGATGCCACGCTTAAGATCGATCACCATCGTAGCCTGCCAAAGTATTCCCACGGCACTTTCCGGCGATGGTACAAATCCGTGGCGGCAAAACAGGCGCAGTTTGCCGATCAGGTGGCCTTC encodes:
- the gyrA gene encoding DNA topoisomerase (ATP-hydrolyzing) subunit A yields the protein MSDLAREITPVNIEEELKSSYLDYAMSVIVGRALPDVRDGLKPVHRRVLYAMNVLGNDWNKAYKKSARVVGDVIGKYHPHGDIAVYDTIVRMAQPFSLRYMLVDGQGNFGSVDGDSAAAMRYTEIRMSKIAHELMADLEKETVDFVDNYDGTERIPDVMPTKIPNLLVNGSSGIAVGMATNIPPHNITEVINGCLAFIDDEEISIEGLMEHIPGPDFPTAAIINGRRGIEEAYRTGRGKIYIRARAEVEADAKTGRETIIVHEIPYQVNKARLIEKIAELVKEKRVEGISALRDESDKDGMRIVIEIKRDAVGEVVLNNLYSQTQLQVSFGINMVALHHGQPKIMNLKEILSAFVRHRREVVTRRTIFELRKARDRAHILEALAVALANIDPIIELIRRAPTPAEAKASLIARPWELGNVSAMLERAGDDAARPEWLEPEFGVRDGQYYLTEQQAQAILDLRLQKLTGLEHEKLLDEYKELLEQIAELLHILGSADRLMEVIREELELVRDQFGDERRTEITANTADINIEDLINQEDVVVTLSHQGYVKYQPLTDYEAQRRGGKGKSAARIKEEDFIDRLLVANTHDTILCFSSRGRLYWMKVYQLPEASRGARGRPIVNLLPLEANERITAILPVREYAEGVNVFMATASGTVKKTALTEFSRPRSAGIIAVNLNEGDELIGVDLTSGSDEVMLFSAAGKVVRFKENAVRAMGRTATGVRGIKLAGEDSVVSLIVPRGEGAILTVTQNGYGKRTAETEYPTKSRGTQGVISIKVTERNGSVVGAVQVDDTDQIMMITDAGTLVRTRVSEISVVGRNTQGVILIRTAEDENVVGLQRVAEPVDDEELDSIDGSAAEGDDEIAPEADTDDDAADDAEE
- the ubiG gene encoding bifunctional 2-polyprenyl-6-hydroxyphenol methylase/3-demethylubiquinol 3-O-methyltransferase UbiG, producing MNAEKSPVAHNVDHEEIAKFEAVASRWWDLEGEFKPLHRINPLRLGYIAERSGGLFGKKVLDVGCGGGILAESMAREGATVTGLDMGFEPLQVARLHALESGVQVEYVQETVEEHAAKHAHQYDVVTCMEMLEHVPDPQSVVNACAKLVKPGGQVFFSTINRNGKAWLMAVVGAEYVLRMVPKGTHDVKKFIKPAELLSWVDHTWLKEQHITGLHYNPLTDKFKLAPGVDVNYMLHTTAKND
- the nrdA gene encoding class 1a ribonucleoside-diphosphate reductase subunit alpha, with amino-acid sequence MNQSLLVTKRDGTTERINLDKIHRVLDWAAEGLNNVSISQVELRSHIQFYDGIKTSDIHETIIKAAADLISREAPDYQYLAARLAIFHLRKKAYGQFEPPALFDHVVKMVELGKYDTHLLEDYTEEEFEQMNGFIDHWRDMNFSYAAVKQLEGKYLVQNRVTGEIYESAQFLYILVAACLFSNYPRDTRLEYVKRFYDAVSTFKISLPTPIMSGVRTPTRQFSSCVLIECGDSLDSINATSSAIVKYVSQRAGIGINAGRIRALGSPIRGGEAFHTGCIPFYKHFQTAVKSCSQGGVRGGAATLFYPMWHLEVESLLVLKNNRGVEGNRVRHMDYGVQINKLMYTRLLKGEEITLFSPSDVPGLYDAFFADQDEFERLYTKYEKDDSIRKQRVKAVDLFSLMMQERASTGRIYIQNVDHCNTHSPFDPAVAPVRQSNLCLEIALPTKPLDDVNDENGEIALCTLSAFNLGAIKSLDELEELAVLAVRALDALLDYQDYPIPAAKRGAMGRRTLGIGVINFAYWLAKNGKRYSDGSANNLTHQTFEAIQYYLMKASNELAKEQGACPWFNETTYAKGILPIDTYKKDLDAIVSEPLHLDWEGLRESIKTHGLRNSTLSALMPSETSSQISNATNGIEPPRGHVSIKASKDGVLRQVVPDYETLGNNYELLWEMPNNDGYLQLVGIMQKFIDQSISANTNYDPTRFPSGKVPMQQLLKDLLTAYKFGVKTLYYHNTRDGAEDAQDDMVPSIQDDGCESGACKI